The following nucleotide sequence is from Populus trichocarpa isolate Nisqually-1 chromosome 11, P.trichocarpa_v4.1, whole genome shotgun sequence.
aattcggcagggatgcaattgaagggacaaaagataattgagggctgatttgagATTTAGCGCATttttggcgccacatttaaatgaacGGCGCGTATTTcgccaaaacgacgtcgtttcatgcattaaaaaaaaaaaaaagaagaaagagcagaaacggtgtcgttttgaacgacactgttcatcttcttcccccgatcacgcagcggggaagaagggaaaaagggttgcttttttttgaattttgccggccactctcgcctggagcccaccgaccggacacaatggccgaccaaccaccgcgcaccacccaccgaacctcggcagccgcgccccaatggccgaccagccggctgCCCCCCATGAGAGCTGTAAAAAACAGCGTCCTtggcctctataaatagaggccaaGAACGCTGAGAGTGGGgggaagaaaagagaggaagaaaggagagaagagagaccgggaagaaggagaaaaaaacaaaaaaaaaacagaggagagagagaggaagaaccgacagaagagagaaaccgagaggagagaaaaacgtaaaaaaaaacaggggagggAAAACAGactgagagaagagagggaggggaagaaaaagaaaagaccgaaacatagaaaaaaaaaggaaacggaCGTCCGGAACAGCTGCAGCGCCGCCTGTAGCCGCCGTCCGTGGGCTACGCCACCCGCCAACAGCCTCCGCCAGAAACGACAGCGCCACcacctcctccgcgccaggtaccCTTCTCCCTCCCCTATTCTGACGTTTCcttatttccttctctgcatgcagaacgaatagcgttctgcatgcaggggcggGGGAGAAATTAATTctccccccgcccgttttgttgctgggccaggcgggtcctggcccagcccagtcttctgggccgggtttggcccagaagagaattgttttttgggccgagatcggcccaatacGTTTTTGGGCCGACCTCGGCCCATCATTGTCCAGCCCAGTCTTCTGGGCCAGGTCTGGCCCAGAAAAGATTTTTTGGGCCGACCTCGGCCCATCATggttttgggctgagtccggcccagtggtttgggccggcccagcccgatttaatatttattatatatatatatatatattatattttgtattatttatatatatatatatatatatatatatttatatatatatataaaaaattataaaaatttgcaaaaattatagaaaaatatatgtgattttgtttgtaattttattattatattttgattaatattggttggtattttattttgtaaagatacaaaactcggtattaaaatacccggtttccatcaaaacatcaaagattttcaaaaacaaaaatgtcttttgctttcaaaaattttctaaaaatatctttgaaaatattgttgatttttcggcatttattttatcaaagtggattaatatttggttgtattttttacaaacccagtattaaaatacccgattcgcgtcaaagcgtacaaaaatacatatttttttaaaaaatgttttgttttaaaatatggcctagtctctccaatatatatatataaatattataacatcatattttcacaacaaaagaaatttcaaaacaatatatgtattagcacgcattttggctttaataaccagtttattcaagtcatgagaactaggccaatatttcaaaaattctaaaaaaaaatctttttgtccttgGGATTactaatttatacataaaacgttttcctgatattaaaaatgttttttttacaacggttaggttttatccgataagataaggacctccttattgaggaggacttttcttgaaccatagacggaccaacaactaggaaacacaacgaaaccttaaattttatcagacaataaaacgatgcagcttaccttaggtagggcgtatttggggtgctaataccttccctttacgcaaccagtccccgtacccgatctctgagaccagttagggttcctagtgaccaaaatactaggtggcgactcccacaccatttttcactgctaagagacaacgaattccttgtctccccacattgaccagatatatatatcccccatattatttataatacatttttgggtggacgatcgccgcaaCGTCGCTCACGTgtgacagaatggcgactccactggggagcttgtggactaagcttcgtttttgtctgatttgtttttgttttcgtgtttttattgttaatatgcctttccttttgttaccTGCTTATACGCTTTAAATATTTCTACACATATTGTTCATACAtttatagaactgtctcatacatcttatagaactgtcacatgcatcacatactttgattattgagagcacacacaaactttaagttaagtgggggactagcagcttaccttatgactgttagtcaaggtttaagtttgtgtaaaccccaactcttcgctgagtgcttagactggtaatagttggtacatgtgaccatctcattgcctacaagcccccatattgcctccacgagggtaatcactgggacagcaagagaccctttttagagactgaatagccAACCTACCCTCGTCAAACACAAAAGATTTAGAACCAGGCTATAGGGTGTATGCCCccacaaaatacatttttgCATAACACAACCTAAACCATCAAGTATTTGGTTTTCAGGTCATTTTGAAACGATAAGATGGCCATCATTACCAAATTTACTACTGTGGAATATGGGCAGAATTCTGAATTGTCACAACTATCAGAGGGAGATTGCTCTAGATATGATGCAAGGAAGCTTCCAGTAGTCAAAGACCTGAATTGCGTAGTATACGAGATGAAGAGAATATTGGGCCATAGTCAGAATATTGATGAGGCGGCATTTTTTGGGAAGTATGGACGATTATTGGAAATTGCAAAGATAGGAGTATTGAACCCAGCAATTAAAGCTTTGATTAACTTTTGGGATCCCGATTACAGATGCTTTTCCTTTGGAAATGTGGATTTGTGTCCCACTATAGAGGAATATGGAATGTTGTTGGAGTTTCCCAAACACTTGCACcaagtttattttcctttgagaaaTGACAAGGTGATTCCTGAGTTgtcaaaattattgaagattCCACATCTGAGCAGATTTTTAGAGAAGAATGGCAGCGGTTTAAAGTGGAAATTTTTGGAGGttgaactagaaaagaaaaaggagcagTACGTCTCAGTGCTAGAAAGAGACAGGTTAATCGCTCTGGGGATCTATGGTCTCGTGTTATTTCCAAGCTTAAAAGGGGTTATAAGTCTAGAAGCTGCTGCTGCATTCGTGGAATATGAAAATACTCATGTCAACCCTACAACTGCCATATTAGCTGAGACCTTGCTGACCCTCAACCATTTTAGAAAAACAGGGAAAGGCGCAGTAAGATGTTGTACTCAGTTATTGTATATCTGGATGGTAAGCCATGTTGAAACCAAAAAGccgatctttaataatttttggtggtttaacCAAAAACCCTTGAAGATAGTAGAGGAAGAAGAATGGGGAATCCTAGGTGATCAGGGTTGGATGAAAAAACTCCAAGAGTTACCTAGTAGCAACTTTAGTTGGAAGGCCCCTTGGGTTAAATCAGTTGATGTCATAGTAAGTTGTGGACAAAAATGCTGGGTACCTTTAATTGGGATCACAGGTTATGTCAGCTACGCTCCGGCTCTGGTGATAAGACAATTAGGTGGCATACAACACATCCCAAGAATTGTGGGACTTGCTGAATTTTCCGGATTTTTCAAGGATCAATCCGCGCGAGAAGTTCTTGAAaccatcaaacaagattggagcCAGTTGACTCTAATTCAGAAGGAGTCAGAAAGTTTGAGAGACCCTAGCTCAAGTGAAGGATATGAAAAGTGGAGGAATTTGACCCCGATTGCCACTCCGAAAAAGCCATGTTCTGAAGATGGGCCTTCACGAATTGAAGAAGGgtccttgaaaagaaaaaaggtcagTAATGAAGAAGACCTTATGGAGCAAATAGAAAGGCTACAAATAGAATTGGGAAAGAGTAAGGGAGATAAAGCAGCATTAGAAAGGATGATGATGGAAGGAGATAAAAGCAGAGTGTTTCTAAACGAACAGCTCGAATCCAAAGATGCGAAAATAGGGATGTTGGAGCTGCAATTGAGCAAAGGAAAGGCCGTAATAGAAGAGtctgagaaagaaagaggaagactgattttggattggatgcaaagCAGCTCTGAGTTGGAAGCATTGAAAGCCGACTTCGATGGCTATCAAGAGAATGTTGAGTACAATAAGGACAAATTCTTGCATGTTAAAGCAGAGTTGTTAGACCGAATTGAGAAGTATGATGagttaaacaagaaatatatgatgATAGAAAGTCGGCTAGCTGAATTACAAGAGTTCGAAAGAAAGGGGAATGAAGAGGAGGTTTTGAAGGCAGATTTGGCagctaagaaaattgaaattagaaTGTTGAAGGTGAAGTTTGACAAAGAACGAGAAAAGGTGAAACAGTTGACCAACAGGTTGGAAGTttcagaaaaacataaagaacagATCGACACCAACAACAATACCTTGAATCAGAATAACATGTTGCTTATAGAGAAGATGGCCAAGGTAGATGAGCAAATGGATGAAGCTGCCATTCACGCACGAATTATTAGAGCCAATGCTCGAAGGGTGGGAAGGGACATCTTTCGTTATCGACAAAGCTTGGCTGAGACAGATGcctttttagagaaaattgagAATCGAGGCCTCGCTTTCCTACCAGTGGCTAGAGATATGGATGAAGAGGAAGATTgatatatttctctttttattattttgtacccTCTCTTCAAGAGATGTATTAGccaatattaatgaaaaggggCTTTGACCcatcttttataaatataagcCTACCAAAGCAGCAGCTTGAGCACAACTACTCCTGATAAGGAACGTGACAAAAAGAGTCCATGCCCATTACACAAGAGGAATGTTGGCCAtcgatcgtttttttttttaaaaaaacaagtttctaagagtattcatgcattgtttctttatcatacattcatttacattttttcaTGCATCCCAgaccgtgaaacataggtcccacatccaaaatccacaacacccggtctcgagcgagaatggagaacgaagaaagagctcacttagagtcacattatcagaccgagttggagtctgtaaagaatgaagtttctcggctaaccgacttacttgagcagcttctaagggctaagaatggggagggaacatcagcacGACAGCTTGAAGGAGCGCCAGCAGTTCACATTcctcaagcatctcaaaaccagggggcaaactcggccaatgaacaacaGTTTGTGCCTATTACTCCTATCCTACCACCTCATACTCCAGTCACTGTTGACCTAACAACGGAGGGAGtcccggataataggtctcccaGTTTGATAGACCAAGACAAGCTATTTGCtctggaagaaagattaagggcagttgagggtaatgactggtttgaccctatgcgagcagccgaagtatgtttggtaccaaacatcgtggtaccaaaagattttcgcataccagagttcattaagtataccggtttggaatgcccaaacactcaccttcgatcctactgcaacaaaatggcggaagtaatccgtgatgataaaatgctaatctatttctttcaagatagcctagcaggatccgctttaagctggtacatgaggttagacagcatcaggataaagagctggagagacttggtggaggctttcctcaaacagtacaagtttaacatggaaatcgctcctgatcgaacaagtctaatggcaatggagaaaaggagccaggagtcagtaagggcttatgcgcaaagatggagagatgaggcaatgcatgtccaaccccctttgatagaaacggaaatggtgagcttgtttgccaataccttcaaagcaccttattatgagcacctaatgggtagctcctctcaacatttctatgatgcggtacgcatagctgaGAGAATAgaacaagggattaaagctgggcgAATAACGATGCCAGTggaaaagaagggttttattggaaggAAGAGAGAAGGCGATGTTAACAATTTGGAAGACGGGTATAAGGGCAAGAAAGTAGATTCCCACAATCCACAAGTACCTACCTCTCAATTCTCACGCATAAACTTTAACCAATCTTTTTCCCTTAATCGAACAAATAACCAATCAAACTACCAAAATCACTACCAAAGACCCCATACGAGATACCCTTCAGAACAACTGCCACCgctacccatgcctttgaaggacatgtaCGTCAAACTGTTGAGCATTGGGCAcatagctcctatccctacactaccattacaaccaccattcccaatttggtacaagcccgagttAACTTGTGAGTACCATGCGGGTAATCCCGGGCATGGGATTGAAACCTGTTACGCTTTCAAGAAAAGATTGCTGGAGCTTATTAAGATAGGATGGGTATCCTTTGAGGACAAGCCCAATATTAATTCAAACCCGTTGCCTAAACATGCCTCAAGTAGTAGTGGAATAGGCATGATAGAAGTTGGAAATCAATGCAAGGTGCTGAAGGTGTCTATGGAAAAGATGTACTACATGTTAGTACGATCAGGATTTCTAGAGGCAAATATGGAAGGCCATTCGGAGGGAGGTAGTTATTGTGAGTTCCATGGAAGAGATGGACATTATATTGAGGATTGCATCGAGTTTTgcgaaaagattgcaaaaatgttaaaaatggggcaattgagaattgaacccATGGAGAACAGGggtgaggtgagtatgatggaagATCAGATGGAGATGACAGGAGTATGCAGGGTCCAACAAACAGCTAATGGTCCCCCAAGGCTAATCTTGGTTAAACCGTCCTACACAAAAGGGAATCACAATGTCAtgccttataattatggttatgccTCCAACGTTCAAGCTCCTCTTCCTTTGTTCCAGACTGAGATAAGTGGGTTGACCAGGAGTGGTCGTTGCTTTACTTCCGAGGAGTTGAGGAAGGCAAAGGGCAAAGAAGTGGTAGATCTGGACCaagcactagaagttaataagCCCGTAACGGAAGAGGAGTCGAATGAATTCCtgaagttgatcaagcatagtgaatattgcatagtagatcaactaaagaagactccagctaggatctcccttatgtccttgatactcagctctgagccgcatcgaaacgccttgcaaaaggtattgaatgaggcatatgtaccccaagacattgagcataaaaccatggagcatctAGTGGGGAGGATCCATGCAACTAATTACCTATACTTCACAGCAGATGAGCTCGATACTGAAGGTACCGGACATAACAAGCCCTTATACATTAcggttaggtgcaaggactgcCTCATAGGAAAAGTACTCATTGATAACGGCTCGGCCCTTAATGTGTTGCCAAAGCACATGTTGGAAGAAATGCCGATCGATGAATCCCATATAAAGCCAAGTACTATGATGGCCAGAGCGTATGATGGCTCACCTAGGCCAATAATTGGGACTCTAGAAGTGGAGCTATATGTGGGACCACAAATGTTCCTAGTAACACTTCAAGTTATGGATATCCATCCTTTctatagtatgttgttaggaagaccttggattcatgcagcgggggcagtagcttcatcattgcaccaatgcctgaaatatatcatgaatgggatgttggtaacTGTCAAGGCTGAGGAGACAGTATCCATGATAAAGAATGTAGCTGTGCCTTTTATCGAAGCGAATGATTGCAAGGATAACAATATCCATGCCTTTGAAATTGTGAACACTGACTGGGTGCCGGAGAACACAGTGCTAAGAAGGCCAaggatctcagaagcagcaaggatggcaaGTCTATGCTTTTTGAACCGCGGGATCCCATTTCAGTATAACTTTATTATCAGGATACCAGAAGGGGTTAATCTGGCAAGGATGAAAAGTGCTGCTCAAAAATTTGGGTTAGGGTACCAACCTAACCAAAAGGATTATCAGTGGGCTGCTGGTCGGAGAAGGGCAAGAAGGATGGCTAGAATTAAAGGAAGAGAGCCTGATGAAGAAAAGCTAGAAATCCCTCCCCTTAGCGTGTCATTCCCAAAAGCTGCATacataatgcaacatgataaagaagCCGAAAGCCTTGATCAAGAGCTGTCAAGCATGAGCATAAATACCTTGGGGGAAAACAAGGTGGAAGGAGATGACATGAAGACAGTAGCAAGAAAGGGAGACGAAGCACTCCCACAACTGACGGTCTACACCATAGAAGAAGTCTccgccaagacctttgtgcgcaagttggctcaagacgagaagtttcagaattgggtgacccaagaagctccagtggttttcaaaatgtaaaccaattttgtttgtcttaacatgcttttgtcattgctttgtttggttttcatttattttcactaGTCGACAATCAAGGCTCAATTGTCGGTTAGACTTTATGTTTGTCATGGAGcccactttttctttaaataaattgtgagatcatgcacttttcacaaattgccttcttttttttatgcatttacaccaaacacttcccgctttcaggaatcctgaaagcggatctcctacaacatcacatatatttagcatcaagaataaatggccaaacttgaacgagcatgtggtagctatggaagaagaagaatgggatgaaagcaatattaGTGAATTCACCAGGCTAGTAGAACAACAGGAACAAACTTGGAAACCTGCTGCAGAGGAACTCGAAACCATCAATGTGGGTAATGATCAGctcaagaaagagttgaaaataggtacCTTAGTTACTTCTGAACAAAGGACAAAAATGATCGCCCTGTTACAAGAATATGcagatgtctttgcttggtcTTATGAAGATATGCCCGGTTTGGACACAAATATTGTAGTACACAAGATACCGTTGGAAGAAGGTTGTAAACCAGTCAAGCAGAAGCTGAGGAGGGCCCACCCGGATGTCTGGATCAAGGTTAAGGTAGAACTCGAGAAGCAATGGGATGCTGGCTTTCTAGAAGTAGTTAGATATCCACAATGGGTATCTAACATTGTtgtggtgcctaagaaggaggggaagattAGAGTGTGCGTGGATTTTCAGAATTTGAATAAAGTTAGCCCCAAGGATGATTTTCctctaccacacatagatgttttGGTGGACAACGCGGCCCGGAGTTCCatatattcctttatggatggttttttcaggatacaaccagataaaaatggctccggaggataagacgaaaacaacttttgtcacaccGTGGGGAACATTCTGCTAtaaggtcatgccatttggattgaagaatgcaggagcaacctatcaaagagcaatggtgactttgttccacgacatgatgcacaaggaaattgaggtgtatgtagacgacatgattgccaagtctaaaagaggagaggatcatgttgaagttttgaggaagtTGTTTGAGAGATTGAGGAAGTATGAATTAAGGCTCAATCCTGCAAAATGTTCATTCGGGGTTAAATCGGGTAAGctgttaggatttgtggtaagtgatagaggtatagaggtggatccagaTAAAGTAAAGGTCATCCAAGCTATGTCATCCCCTAAGACAGAGAAGgaagtaagaggattcttgggaagGATAAACTACATTGCTCGGTTCATAGCTCAGTTAACAACGACGTGTGAACCAATATTCCGActactaaggaaaaagaatcccggaacctggaatgaggagtgtgaggaggcattcaataaaatcaagtatTATTTGCAAAATCCACCTTTACTGGTCCCTCCGGTATCGGGAAAACCTCTAGTATTGTATCTAACAGTGACTGAAGCAGCTatgggatgtgtattgggtcagcatgatgaaaccgggaggaaggaaagagctatttattacttaagtaagaaattcactgaatgtgagtctagatacacgGAGATAGAAAGGCTTTGTTGTGCATTGGTGTGGGCAGCAAAGAGGTTGCGgcattatatgttatactataccacttggttgatttcaaaagtaGATCCTCTGAGGTACATTTGTAACAAGCCATTTCTCTCAAGTCGAATTGCAAGGTGGCAAGTTCTATTAGCAGAATATGACATTGTATACATGACAAGGAAAGCTGTAAAAGGAAGTGCAATCGCGGACCATCTGGCcgataatgctgttgaagattacgaacctttggattttgacttccctgatgaagatatattgttaatagagaaagaagaagagaagacagattggtggacAATGTTTTTTGATGGTGCagtgaatgtatatggtaacggggctggtgcggtaataatctctcctaATAAGAAACAGTATCCAGTTTCGGTAAAACTACATTTCGAGTGCACCAACAAcacagctgagtatgaagcttgtatcCTTGGTCTAGAAGCGGCATTAGAGCtgaagataaagaagttagatgtgtacggagattcaatgttgattatctgtCAGGTTAAGGGGGAATGGCAGACCAAAGAGGAAAAGTTGAGGTCGTACCAGGAATACCTGTCCACACTAGCaaaggaatttgaagaaattagattcaCCCATCTGGGAAGGGAGGGGAACCATTTTGCAGATGCTTTGGCCACGCTAGCTGCTATGACTACCATTGATCTCAAGTGCAAGGTACAACCGCTACACATTGATATTAGAAACGACCCAGCTCActgttgcttagttgaaggagagatgGACGGACAAccttggtattatgatatcaagaaccttGTGCAAAATCATGTATATCCGGTGGGAGCTTCCAAAACGGATAAGAAAACCTTGAGAAGGTTAGCTGTAGACTTCTATCtagatggagagattttgtacaaaagatcatttgatggaaccctgctaaggtgtttgaatgaggaagatgctagaaaggcattacgggaggtccatgaggggatttgctcaacccatgctagcgggcatatgatagcaaggaaaatccaaagggctggttatttttggatgacactagagaaagactgtatcgactatgtcaggaaatgtcatAAATGTCAAGTTTACAGTGACAAGGTCAATATGCCACCAGCTCCGCTGTTTAATCTAATATCTCCTtggccatttgcaatgtggggaattgaTGTAATTGGTCCGgttaacccaaaagctagcaaTGGGCATAGATTCATCCTTGTGGCTATTGACTACTTCACCAAATGGGTGGAAGCTAATTCGTATGCCCATGTAACACAGAAGGTAGTGAAGAGGTTCATAGAAAAGGAtttgatttgtcgatatggtcctccggaaaagatagtgacagataatgcacagaatttcaatggcaaaatgataGTGGAGCTGtgtactaaatggaaaatcaagcattcgaaTTCCTCACCATACCGACCAAAAATGAATGGCGCAGTAGAAGccgccaacaagaacatcaagaagattattcagaaaatggtagtcacatacagagattggcatgagatgttgtcatTCGCTCTTCACGCATACCGCACTACAGTTAGGACCTCGACGGGAACCACTCCATATTCTCTGGTGTACGGTATGGAAGCAGTGATGCCTTTGGAAGTAGAAATCCCGTCGTTAAGAGTATTGATGGACTCCGAATTAGAAGAGGCCGAGTGGGCCAAAGTGAGATATGAGCAACTGAAcctgatcagtgaaaagaggatggccgcaatatgtcatcaccaactgtaccagaaacgaatggccaaggcatatgataagaaggttagaccacggttgtttcaagaaggggatctagtattgaagaaaatattgtcactACCTGGAGACGATCAAAGCAAATGGGCACCGAATTACGAAGGTCCTTACATAGTAAAGAAGGCATTCTCAGGAGGAGCACTGAAGttggctagaatggatggagaagacctagctcgacctgtgaattctgactctgtaaaaagatattatgcttgatgtaggctcctaaatcaataaagcaaagtttggccattgacttctttctcttttgcattgatctcacaacaGTCATTTTTGCATTAATCCCAACAGTGCATGTCTTGTGTTATCTCATTTAAAAAGTTTAGCATCGGCTGAACGAATTTCTTCTCTCTATAAAAGCCTAGACTAgaatcacacccctacactgggggcaataagaGATATTTTCATGTACGAAagcctataaattttaaaaaccaagctaaaacatttgacaaaagcatgacaaagaggcaatgacaagtcatacattttggaAAAAAGACTATTTGAAGAAAGTCAGAGATTTCTTCTCCAAGAATATGATCGGAGGCAACACGAGAGAggaatccagcatacgacttcaaaagcaagctcatgttAAGAGGGAGTCTCATGAActcgaagaagatgatggggcctatgtttcaaaaccaggtacgaatgcatgcatggcatctaatcataaatcattgcatatatgttttttttttatcgttacaggaggagaccttaatacattccaacaaaattggagacgaagaaagaatcattgagttgattc
It contains:
- the LOC127904008 gene encoding LOW QUALITY PROTEIN: uncharacterized protein LOC127904008 (The sequence of the model RefSeq protein was modified relative to this genomic sequence to represent the inferred CDS: deleted 1 base in 1 codon), with product MPVEKKGFIGRKREGDVNNLEDGYKGKKVDSHNPQPELTCEYHAGNPGHGIETCYAFKKRLLELIKIGWVSFEDKPNINSNPLPKHASSSSGIGMIEVGNQCKVLKVSMEKMYYMLVRSGFLEANMEGHSEGGSYCEFHGRDGHYIEDCIEFCEKIAKMLKMGQLRIEPMENRGEVSMMEDQMEMTGVCRVQQTANGPPRLILVKPSYTKGNHNVMPYNYGYASNVQAPLPLFQTEISGLTRSGRCFTSEELRKAKGKEVVDLDQALEVNKPVTEEESNEFLKLIKHMGRIHATNYLYFTADELDTEGTGHNKPLYITVRCKDCLIGKVLIDNGSALNVLPKHMLEEMPIDESHIKPSTMMARAYDGSPRPIIGTLEVELYVGPQMFLAEETVSMIKNVAVPFIEANDCKDNNIHAFEIVNTDWVPENTVLRRPRISEAARMASLCFLNRGIPFQYNFIIRIPEGVNLARMKSAAQKFGLGYQPNQKDYQWAAGRRRARRMARIKGREPDEEKLEIPPLSVSFPKAAYIMQHDKEAESLDQELSSMSINTLGENKVEGDDMKTVARKGDEALPQLTVYTIEEVSAKTFVRKLVEQQEQTWKPAAEELETINVGNDQLKKELKIGTLVTSEQRTKMIALLQEYADVFAWSYEDMPGLDTNIVVHKIPLEEGCKPVKQKLRRAHPDVWIKVKVELEKQWDAGFLEVVRYPQWVSNIVVVPKKEGKIRVCVDFQNLNKVSPKDDFPLPHIDVLVDNAARSSIYSFMDGFSGYNQIKMAPEDKTKTTFVTPWGTFCYKVMPFGLKNAGATYQRAMVTLFHDMMHKEIEVYVDDMIAKSKRGEDHVEVLRKLFERLRKYELRLNPAKCSFGVKSGKLLGFVVSDRGIEVDPDKVKVIQAMSSPKTEKEVRGFLGRINYIARFIAQLTTTCEPIFRLLRKKNPGTWNEECEEAFNKIKYYLQNPPLLVPPVSGKPLVLYLTVTEAAMGCVLGQHDETGRKERAIYYLSKKFTECESRYTEIERLCCALVWAAKRLRHYMLYYTTWLISKVDPLRYICNKPFLSSRIARWQVLLAEYDIVYMTRKAVKGSAIADHLADNAVEDYEPLDFDFPDEDILLIEKEEEKTDWWTMFFDGAVNVYGNGAGAVIISPNKKQYPVSVKLHFECTNNTAEYEACILGLEAALELKIKKLDVYGDSMLIICQVKGEWQTKEEKLRSYQEYLSTLAKEFEEIRFTHLGREGNHFADALATLAAMTTIDLKCKVQPLHIDIRNDPAHCCLVEGEMDGQPWYYDIKNLVQNHVYPVGASKTDKKTLRRLAVDFYLDGEILYKRSFDGTLLRCLNEEDARKALREVHEGICSTHASGHMIARKIQRAGYFWMTLEKDCIDYVRKCHKCQVYSDKVNMPPAPLFNLISPWPFAMWGIDVIGPVNPKASNGHRFILVAIDYFTKWVEANSYAHVTQKVVKRFIEKDLICRYGPPEKIVTDNAQNFNGKMIVELCTKWKIKHSNSSPYRPKMNGAVEAANKNIKKIIQKMVVTYRDWHEMLSFALHAYRTTVRTSTGTTPYSLVYGMEAVMPLEVEIPSLRVLMDSELEEAEWAKVRYEQLNLISEKRMAAICHHQLYQKRMAKAYDKKVRPRLFQEGDLVLKKILSLPGDDQSKWAPNYEGPYIVKKAFSGGALKLARMDGEDLARPVNSDSVKRYYA